In Lacrimispora indolis DSM 755, a genomic segment contains:
- a CDS encoding LacI family DNA-binding transcriptional regulator, translating into MTLKEIAEEAGVSISTVSRVVNNNTHGAASKEVQDRIWEIVRRTGYTPNPTARNLKLGEKKAALVSSRSIACLFARTTDTVTDLFFSSLARSIEQEAFKRNYVLKYSFSSFDINHPGTFRLITDNQVDGVVILGRCDKQLLGLLKKYFNCLAYTGLNNLEAKYDQIICDGHQAALAATGYLTGLGHRKIAYIGETKSENRYTGYCDGLKARRIPLCKEYVANVALSSEGGYQGAKRLLNAGCDATAYFCSNDITAIGAMKAFHEAGLKIPGDVSIISIDDIDTAQYLTPMLTTVHIPVEEMGQMTAKILIDRIEGGHRLPVKLDLPFYIAVRDSCAAPRR; encoded by the coding sequence ATGACATTAAAGGAAATAGCGGAAGAAGCCGGCGTGTCCATTTCCACCGTATCCAGGGTCGTGAACAATAACACTCATGGCGCGGCCAGCAAGGAAGTACAGGACCGGATCTGGGAGATCGTGCGCCGGACCGGATACACGCCCAATCCCACTGCCCGTAACTTAAAGCTTGGAGAGAAAAAAGCAGCCCTTGTCTCCTCCCGCTCCATTGCCTGCTTATTCGCGCGTACAACGGATACTGTAACCGACTTATTTTTCTCCTCCCTCGCCCGCAGCATTGAACAGGAAGCCTTTAAACGAAACTATGTGTTAAAATATTCCTTTTCTTCTTTTGATATCAATCATCCAGGCACCTTCCGCCTGATCACAGACAACCAGGTGGACGGGGTCGTGATTCTGGGGCGCTGCGATAAACAGCTTCTCGGCCTTTTGAAGAAATATTTCAACTGCCTGGCCTATACAGGCTTAAATAATCTGGAAGCAAAATACGATCAGATCATCTGCGACGGACACCAGGCCGCCCTTGCGGCCACCGGCTATTTAACCGGACTGGGACACCGGAAAATCGCATACATCGGGGAAACCAAATCCGAAAACCGTTATACCGGATACTGCGACGGTCTAAAGGCCCGCAGGATCCCCCTGTGCAAGGAGTATGTTGCCAACGTGGCCCTTTCCTCAGAGGGTGGCTATCAGGGGGCAAAGCGCCTTTTAAATGCCGGTTGTGACGCCACCGCCTATTTCTGCAGCAACGATATCACAGCCATCGGAGCCATGAAGGCCTTTCATGAAGCCGGCCTTAAAATCCCCGGAGACGTCTCAATCATCAGCATTGATGACATTGACACTGCCCAGTATCTGACTCCAATGCTCACCACGGTTCATATCCCTGTGGAAGAAATGGGCCAGATGACGGCAAAGATCCTCATTGACCGCATTGAGGGCGGCCACCGCCTGCCGGTTAAACTCGACCTTCCGTTTTATATCGCAGTCCGGGACAGCTGCGCAGCTCCCAGGCGGTGA
- a CDS encoding MarR family winged helix-turn-helix transcriptional regulator, which yields MNEHREIGKYISILQRLNNMYFANQLSFYQIGCGQQFFLLQIYKNPGMSLHELASYGQYDKATATRAVKKLEEEGYVLTEMAKEDKRIRRIYVTDKAAAVVEKTLESVNEWADIVLKGFTKEEREAAEQMLIRMACNARDHIVEQKGKE from the coding sequence ATGAACGAGCACAGGGAAATCGGGAAATATATCTCGATTCTCCAAAGACTGAATAATATGTACTTTGCAAATCAATTATCCTTTTATCAGATAGGCTGTGGACAACAGTTTTTTTTATTGCAGATTTATAAAAATCCGGGCATGAGCCTCCATGAACTGGCTTCCTATGGCCAATATGATAAAGCGACTGCCACCCGCGCGGTGAAGAAGCTGGAAGAAGAGGGGTATGTCCTGACGGAAATGGCAAAAGAGGACAAGCGCATCCGAAGGATTTATGTTACGGACAAGGCGGCGGCTGTAGTGGAAAAAACTCTGGAGAGTGTAAATGAATGGGCGGATATTGTATTAAAGGGGTTTACTAAGGAAGAACGTGAAGCAGCGGAGCAAATGCTCATCCGCATGGCCTGCAATGCCCGCGATCACATTGTGGAACAGAAAGGAAAGGAATAG
- a CDS encoding metallophosphoesterase, giving the protein MRNRIVLAALLAAACMLAGCSLKEAVQESTTAETTLPRETETTKAEPPTTEEVPQTSEEPASEPPEETIEGGCKIIVATDMHYLARDLTDFQKGFQYSIDHGDGKVMQYIWEITDAFVEEVKKERPDLVILSGDLTYNGEKESHEEFTEKLGELEEAGIPVIVIPGNHDINNPQAAQFVGDTFLGAENITPEEFEEIYQDFGYNEAVSRDPASLSYVYQINDYTRALMLDTCQYEPKNLVGGMIRDDTYDWIEEQMEEAWNLGMNVIPVAHHNLLDESEVYLQDCTIEHSEQLIDQLESWEVPLFLSGHLHVQHYMRSGSDTGIYEIVTSSLSTPPCQYGVLYYGDDGSFRYHTNSLDMEGWAKETGSTDKNLLNFDEFGKKFLSKVFYNQAQDEFKSLDTFKDLTKYQKEQMAKVYAELNAACYAGKVADIRDKAMAKAGYKMWEEEGYPSILAQYLEWITSDGTKDYNVLSSE; this is encoded by the coding sequence ATGAGAAACAGGATCGTATTGGCAGCATTACTGGCCGCGGCATGCATGCTGGCGGGTTGTTCTTTAAAGGAAGCGGTGCAGGAAAGCACCACCGCAGAAACCACTCTGCCTCGGGAGACGGAAACTACAAAGGCAGAACCACCCACCACAGAAGAAGTTCCCCAAACTTCCGAAGAACCGGCTTCAGAGCCGCCGGAGGAAACCATTGAAGGTGGCTGCAAGATCATTGTGGCTACGGATATGCACTACTTAGCCAGGGACCTGACTGATTTTCAGAAAGGTTTTCAGTACAGCATAGACCATGGCGACGGCAAGGTGATGCAGTATATCTGGGAAATCACCGATGCCTTTGTGGAAGAGGTGAAGAAGGAGCGGCCGGACCTGGTGATCTTAAGCGGGGATTTGACCTATAACGGGGAAAAGGAAAGCCATGAGGAATTTACCGAAAAGCTTGGAGAACTGGAAGAAGCCGGGATTCCCGTAATCGTTATACCGGGAAACCATGACATCAATAATCCCCAGGCAGCTCAGTTTGTGGGAGATACCTTTTTGGGGGCGGAAAATATCACTCCGGAAGAATTTGAAGAGATTTACCAGGATTTTGGATACAATGAAGCGGTCAGCCGTGATCCTGCTTCCTTAAGCTATGTTTACCAGATAAATGACTATACCAGGGCATTAATGCTTGATACCTGCCAGTACGAACCAAAGAATCTGGTGGGCGGAATGATACGGGATGATACATATGACTGGATTGAAGAGCAGATGGAAGAAGCATGGAATCTGGGAATGAATGTGATACCTGTAGCCCACCATAATCTTCTTGATGAAAGTGAGGTATACTTGCAGGACTGCACCATTGAACACAGCGAACAGCTCATTGACCAGCTGGAAAGCTGGGAGGTGCCCTTGTTTTTAAGCGGTCACCTTCATGTACAGCACTACATGAGGTCAGGTAGTGATACCGGGATTTATGAGATTGTGACCAGTTCCTTATCCACGCCGCCCTGCCAGTATGGAGTCCTATATTATGGAGATGACGGTAGTTTCCGTTATCATACAAATTCCCTGGATATGGAGGGCTGGGCGAAAGAGACTGGAAGCACCGATAAGAATCTTTTGAACTTTGATGAATTTGGAAAGAAGTTCTTAAGTAAGGTGTTTTATAACCAGGCCCAGGATGAATTTAAGAGCCTTGATACGTTTAAGGACCTGACAAAATATCAGAAGGAGCAGATGGCAAAGGTCTATGCAGAGCTTAATGCCGCCTGCTATGCGGGAAAAGTGGCGGACATCCGGGATAAGGCTATGGCAAAGGCCGGTTATAAGATGTGGGAGGAAGAAGGGTATCCCAGCATTCTGGCCCAATATCTGGAATGGATCACCTCGGATGGAACAAAGGACTATAATGTATTGAGTTCAGAATGA
- a CDS encoding winged helix-turn-helix transcriptional regulator — protein sequence MKNEIEKKDLFGICPYFTSQKVLSGKWALLILHHLDEQTLRFKELERELAPITQATLTKQLRNLEEHGLITRTVYNTIPPKVEYSLSELGREFRPVLDSLEKWGDLYIAHMEGKDV from the coding sequence ATGAAAAATGAAATTGAAAAGAAAGATCTGTTCGGTATCTGCCCGTATTTTACTTCTCAAAAGGTATTGAGCGGGAAATGGGCGCTGCTGATTCTTCACCATCTGGATGAGCAGACACTTCGTTTTAAAGAGCTGGAGCGTGAATTGGCTCCCATTACCCAGGCTACTCTTACAAAACAGCTGCGCAATCTGGAAGAACACGGCCTGATCACCCGCACCGTTTATAATACCATACCGCCAAAGGTGGAATATTCTTTGAGCGAGCTGGGCCGTGAATTCAGACCGGTATTGGACAGCCTGGAAAAATGGGGGGATTTATACATCGCTCATATGGAAGGGAAAGACGTTTAG
- a CDS encoding adaptor protein MecA, protein MKIERINENQIRCTLTSFDLSVRNLNLGELAYGSEKARNLFREMIQKASNEVGFEAEDIPLMVEAIPLSNESVMLVITKIEDPEELDTRFAKFSPAADEDLDSMPGDLASELLEGADGLLNLLGIDKKEEPETEQPKEQSSASSIRIYCFQSLDQISDAARTIGQVYDGENTLYKKPDTRQYYLVIRNTPDKSLDFSRICNLLAEYGSKIRQDYASEAYYKEHYEVLIEGHALQSLAKL, encoded by the coding sequence ATGAAGATAGAACGTATTAATGAAAATCAAATTCGTTGTACGCTTACAAGCTTTGATTTAAGCGTCCGAAACTTAAATTTAGGCGAGCTTGCTTATGGCAGTGAAAAAGCCCGTAACCTGTTCCGCGAGATGATTCAAAAAGCCTCTAACGAAGTGGGATTCGAAGCAGAAGACATTCCTCTCATGGTAGAAGCAATTCCGTTGTCCAACGAAAGTGTGATGCTGGTGATCACAAAAATCGAAGACCCGGAAGAATTAGATACAAGGTTTGCAAAATTTTCACCAGCAGCTGACGAAGACCTGGATTCCATGCCAGGAGACTTGGCAAGCGAACTGCTGGAAGGCGCCGACGGACTGTTAAACCTGTTGGGTATTGACAAAAAGGAAGAACCGGAAACAGAACAGCCAAAAGAGCAATCAAGTGCTTCCTCTATAAGAATCTATTGTTTTCAAAGCCTGGATCAGATATCTGATGCTGCACGGACCATCGGACAGGTTTACGATGGCGAGAATACATTGTACAAAAAGCCTGATACCAGACAGTATTATCTGGTGATCAGAAATACTCCAGACAAATCTCTGGATTTCAGCCGTATCTGCAACCTGCTTGCAGAATATGGTTCCAAGATTCGTCAGGATTACGCCTCCGAAGCGTACTACAAGGAACATTACGAGGTGCTGATTGAGGGCCACGCCCTTCAGTCTCTGGCAAAACTTTAA
- a CDS encoding MATE family efflux transporter: MEQDRIRQGENPLGYKPIGHLLLQFALPAIVSMLVNSIYNIVDQIFIGQGIGYLGNAATTIAFPIVTIILAISTLLGAGGSAYAAIKLGEKNEEAADKTLGTVFLVTLAASVLVMAVAFPLMTPMLKVFGATENTMEYARQYTSVILLGTPFNMLSVVLSNMARTDGNPALSMYAILVGAVLNTILDPIYIFVFHWGVTGAAIATITSQIISAVVLVLYFMYRGKHMRLNKKGMRIDKGICRLALPLGVSSGITQIASTILQVVMNNSLVYYGNRTAIGGDVALSAMGVVNKIGMILISICIGIGIGSQPILGFNKGANQPDRVRRTFLLAASAATAVSLIGWLACQLFPGQILSLFGTKDVEFTQFAIRCLKIYMLGIFSAGFQVATTSYFQSTGQPLKASVLSMLRQLLLLIPLILILPLSFGLEGILYAGPVADITSMVIVSQFVVYELKKLNRLCKAS; encoded by the coding sequence ATGGAACAAGACAGGATAAGACAGGGGGAAAATCCCCTGGGATATAAGCCAATAGGGCATTTGCTGCTGCAGTTTGCACTTCCAGCAATTGTTTCCATGCTGGTAAATTCAATTTACAACATTGTGGACCAGATTTTCATCGGACAGGGCATCGGATATCTGGGAAATGCGGCCACCACCATTGCATTTCCCATTGTCACGATTATTTTGGCCATATCTACCCTGCTGGGAGCGGGGGGAAGCGCCTATGCGGCCATTAAGCTGGGGGAAAAGAATGAGGAGGCGGCGGACAAGACTCTTGGAACCGTTTTCCTGGTGACCCTGGCAGCCAGTGTCCTGGTCATGGCTGTGGCCTTTCCCCTTATGACACCTATGTTAAAGGTTTTTGGGGCGACCGAGAACACTATGGAATATGCGAGGCAGTACACCTCCGTCATACTGTTAGGAACTCCGTTTAACATGCTTTCTGTGGTGCTGAGCAATATGGCAAGGACCGATGGGAATCCTGCTTTGTCCATGTACGCCATATTAGTAGGCGCTGTTTTGAATACCATTTTGGATCCTATTTATATCTTTGTATTCCATTGGGGTGTGACCGGTGCGGCCATAGCTACCATCACCTCTCAGATTATATCAGCAGTTGTCCTGGTGCTGTACTTTATGTACAGGGGAAAACATATGCGCCTCAATAAAAAAGGCATGCGCATTGATAAGGGTATTTGCCGGCTGGCTCTGCCCCTTGGGGTTTCCAGCGGTATCACCCAGATCGCGTCTACCATTTTACAGGTTGTCATGAACAATTCTCTGGTGTATTATGGAAACCGGACAGCCATTGGCGGCGATGTGGCTTTAAGCGCTATGGGCGTTGTGAATAAGATCGGAATGATACTCATTTCCATCTGTATCGGGATCGGTATCGGATCACAGCCCATACTTGGTTTTAACAAGGGAGCGAATCAGCCGGATCGTGTGAGAAGGACCTTTCTTCTGGCTGCCAGTGCGGCAACAGCGGTTTCCCTTATAGGCTGGCTTGCCTGTCAGCTGTTCCCCGGACAGATTTTAAGCCTGTTTGGAACTAAGGATGTAGAGTTCACCCAGTTTGCGATCCGCTGTCTGAAGATATATATGCTGGGAATTTTTTCGGCGGGCTTCCAGGTTGCGACCACCAGCTATTTTCAGTCAACGGGACAGCCTTTAAAGGCCTCTGTTTTATCCATGCTGCGCCAGCTTTTGCTGCTGATTCCGCTGATTCTAATCCTTCCCTTATCCTTTGGACTGGAAGGGATCTTATATGCAGGACCTGTGGCGGATATCACATCAATGGTCATTGTCAGTCAGTTTGTGGTGTATGAGCTGAAAAAATTAAACAGATTATGTAAGGCTTCGTAA
- a CDS encoding serine/threonine protein kinase → MDRQKEVVLVSAVLFGKYQLYGILGTGRAGTVFLAVHLGLEEYRAIKRVPKSFLKFEDLRREALVLKELRHPGIPIIYDVEEDEFYSYLIEEYLEGESLYDLVKKQGHLSRALTISYGIQLTSIISYLHLAGPNPILHLDLQPKNLLLCHDTIKLIDFGLAASLADANMPGERYGTVGCAAPEQYSKNGVLDVRTDIYAIGTIIHYLFTGEFPKLPYKPAASMDTDLAALIKRCIKKEKEERFSSAKELEERLRQLENMGTAAKDRLQSSSLTIALAGSKSGAGTTHIGIGLSVYLRNHGYPNLFEEKNNSGMGAGLGDYASAKRDQYGLMRCRGFVWKPYYGPGVKLKDPPFRVRILDYGKDLEQALGAGPDRVILICDGSSWSRSSTFFSVEQVVKGRIPYGIVYNHAAGGIRIRLPEGAAPSRCLKAPYYPDPFAPDAEAEDFYKVFLEEILEIKIRRKKGISGLAGWIAQRLTGMLPGKDRTFGKG, encoded by the coding sequence TTGGACAGACAAAAGGAGGTGGTTTTAGTAAGCGCCGTTCTGTTTGGCAAATATCAGCTATACGGCATCTTGGGAACCGGCCGGGCAGGGACAGTGTTTTTGGCGGTTCATCTTGGGCTTGAGGAGTACCGGGCGATCAAGCGGGTACCTAAAAGCTTTCTGAAATTTGAAGATCTAAGGCGTGAAGCACTGGTTCTTAAAGAACTGCGCCATCCTGGAATTCCCATTATTTATGACGTAGAAGAAGACGAATTTTATAGTTATTTGATCGAAGAGTATCTGGAAGGAGAATCTTTATATGACCTTGTAAAAAAACAGGGCCATCTATCGCGGGCACTGACCATATCATATGGAATTCAGTTGACCAGCATCATCAGTTACCTGCATCTCGCAGGACCAAACCCCATATTACATTTGGATTTACAGCCGAAAAACCTGTTATTGTGCCATGACACCATAAAACTGATCGACTTTGGACTTGCTGCATCCCTGGCTGATGCAAATATGCCCGGAGAACGGTACGGAACCGTGGGTTGTGCGGCGCCGGAGCAGTATTCAAAGAATGGAGTGCTGGATGTTAGAACAGATATTTATGCCATTGGTACTATCATTCATTACCTGTTTACAGGAGAATTTCCAAAACTGCCTTATAAACCGGCTGCATCAATGGATACCGATCTGGCTGCCCTTATTAAACGGTGCATAAAAAAGGAAAAGGAAGAACGGTTTTCATCAGCAAAGGAGCTGGAAGAAAGGCTCAGACAGCTTGAAAACATGGGAACGGCTGCAAAGGACCGTCTACAATCATCATCTCTTACAATTGCTCTTGCAGGGAGCAAATCAGGGGCCGGAACGACTCATATAGGAATCGGCCTGTCTGTTTATCTTAGAAATCACGGATATCCCAATTTATTTGAAGAAAAAAATAACTCTGGCATGGGCGCCGGGCTTGGTGACTATGCGTCTGCAAAACGGGACCAGTATGGTCTGATGCGCTGCCGTGGCTTTGTCTGGAAACCTTATTATGGTCCGGGAGTGAAGTTAAAAGATCCGCCCTTTAGGGTCCGCATTCTGGATTATGGAAAAGATCTTGAGCAGGCGCTGGGGGCAGGCCCCGACAGGGTGATACTGATATGCGACGGCAGCAGCTGGAGCAGAAGCAGCACCTTTTTCTCAGTAGAACAGGTTGTAAAAGGGCGTATTCCCTATGGGATCGTATACAACCATGCAGCCGGGGGGATCAGGATAAGGCTGCCTGAAGGGGCGGCTCCCTCCCGATGCTTGAAGGCCCCTTATTATCCGGATCCTTTTGCCCCAGATGCGGAAGCAGAAGATTTTTACAAGGTGTTCCTGGAAGAAATTTTAGAAATAAAAATAAGGAGAAAAAAAGGGATCAGCGGGCTTGCAGGCTGGATCGCACAGCGGCTGACCGGAATGCTTCCGGGCAAAGACCGTACCTTTGGGAAAGGATAA
- a CDS encoding alpha/beta hydrolase fold domain-containing protein yields the protein MSMKAEMARISAGLKKADKKMALKLEQPVRGRPVLTQELFTKRVRVRAWSVDGFPAVTINGSYAKAAHVLMLPGGAYTLEPSERYREMAEHFAIENQVKVTIPQCPLAPEFTALDVHQYLVRVYSRLVAEYPEDEFFLFGDFSGGGLALSFLQELRDIGNLPMPVKTAVISPWLDIALNNPKIKIVKKTDPILPVEALREAGARYRGPLEPDHPFVSPLYGSWDNLGQILVFSGTEEILTPDCELLAEKAGKLQGTEIIYKKGAKMIHDWILIPCKETDATLELIFAFFLEEASVF from the coding sequence ATGAGCATGAAAGCGGAAATGGCAAGGATTTCTGCAGGACTTAAAAAAGCGGACAAGAAAATGGCGCTTAAGCTGGAACAGCCGGTCAGAGGAAGGCCGGTGCTGACTCAGGAGCTGTTTACAAAAAGGGTGAGGGTCAGGGCCTGGAGCGTGGACGGCTTTCCTGCAGTCACCATAAACGGAAGCTATGCAAAGGCTGCCCATGTCCTCATGCTCCCGGGAGGGGCTTATACCCTGGAACCGTCGGAGCGTTACAGGGAAATGGCGGAGCATTTTGCCATAGAAAATCAGGTAAAGGTGACCATACCCCAGTGCCCTCTGGCCCCGGAGTTTACGGCATTGGATGTCCACCAGTATCTGGTCCGTGTATACAGCCGTCTTGTGGCGGAGTATCCGGAGGATGAGTTTTTCCTGTTTGGAGATTTTTCCGGCGGCGGCCTGGCTCTTTCATTTTTACAGGAACTGCGGGACATAGGGAATCTGCCCATGCCTGTGAAAACCGCCGTCATTTCTCCATGGCTTGATATCGCTCTTAACAACCCGAAAATAAAGATCGTGAAAAAAACAGATCCAATCCTTCCGGTGGAAGCTTTAAGAGAAGCCGGTGCCCGTTACCGTGGTCCCCTGGAACCGGATCATCCCTTTGTGTCTCCTCTTTATGGGAGTTGGGACAATCTGGGGCAGATTCTGGTATTTTCGGGGACAGAGGAGATTCTCACTCCGGATTGTGAGCTTTTGGCGGAAAAGGCGGGGAAACTGCAGGGAACAGAAATCATTTACAAAAAAGGGGCAAAAATGATCCATGACTGGATTTTGATCCCGTGCAAGGAAACTGATGCCACTTTGGAATTGATTTTTGCATTTTTTCTGGAAGAAGCTTCTGTATTTTAA
- a CDS encoding N-acetylmuramoyl-L-alanine amidase — MALILLVLVYVISTQAGKMAAGVNAKAGKEKPVVVIDAGHGGNDPGKIGVDGTLEKDINLQIAKRLKKYLEASDVEVVLTREDDNGLYSERDSKKKMADMNKRCEIINDVSPALTVSIHQNSYHQADVFGGQVFYYKKSGNGKKLAEILQDRFDYVLGEQNTRLAKPNDNYYLLLHVRTPIVIVECGFLTNWKETALLNSPDYQDRLAFTIHMGIMQYLNER; from the coding sequence ATGGCACTGATTTTGCTGGTGCTGGTATATGTGATATCAACTCAGGCCGGAAAGATGGCGGCAGGGGTCAATGCAAAGGCCGGAAAAGAAAAACCTGTGGTGGTCATTGATGCGGGACACGGAGGAAATGATCCGGGAAAGATCGGCGTTGACGGAACCCTGGAAAAAGATATAAATCTGCAGATCGCAAAACGTTTAAAGAAGTATCTGGAAGCTTCCGACGTGGAAGTGGTCCTGACCAGGGAAGATGACAATGGTCTGTATTCCGAAAGGGACAGCAAAAAAAAGATGGCTGACATGAACAAGCGCTGTGAGATCATCAATGATGTAAGCCCGGCTCTCACCGTCAGCATCCACCAGAACAGCTATCACCAGGCGGATGTTTTCGGAGGACAGGTATTTTACTATAAAAAGTCCGGAAATGGAAAAAAGCTGGCAGAGATCCTGCAGGACCGGTTTGATTACGTGCTGGGGGAACAGAACACCAGACTGGCAAAGCCCAATGATAACTATTATCTGCTTTTGCATGTGCGGACCCCCATTGTGATTGTGGAATGCGGATTTTTGACTAACTGGAAGGAAACGGCTCTCTTAAATTCCCCGGATTACCAGGACCGGCTGGCATTCACCATTCACATGGGAATTATGCAGTATTTGAATGAAAGATGA
- a CDS encoding pyridoxamine 5'-phosphate oxidase family protein: MIDYAAVLKENPNGVLATQDGNKVKTRVFQYLFTDGNKVYFCTSNQKPVYNQIKANPYVSFCTYPADFAPVVSVNGNAVFVDDISLKARALDENPGIKGLYKTPDNPVFEIFYIDVEEVETFSYSDGPKTYTI; the protein is encoded by the coding sequence ATGATCGATTATGCAGCTGTTTTAAAAGAGAACCCCAACGGTGTCCTGGCGACCCAGGATGGAAATAAGGTAAAAACCCGTGTTTTCCAGTACTTGTTTACTGACGGCAACAAGGTATATTTCTGCACCAGTAACCAAAAACCGGTCTACAACCAGATCAAGGCCAACCCCTATGTTTCCTTCTGTACCTACCCTGCCGACTTTGCACCGGTTGTGTCTGTGAACGGTAATGCGGTCTTTGTCGACGATATCTCCTTAAAGGCCCGTGCGCTGGATGAGAATCCAGGCATAAAAGGTCTGTACAAAACACCCGACAATCCCGTTTTTGAGATTTTCTACATAGATGTAGAAGAAGTAGAAACTTTCAGCTATTCAGACGGTCCCAAGACCTATACCATTTAA
- a CDS encoding glycosyl hydrolase family 18 protein codes for MKKKAVPVLAALGLILLVTAGFFGVRFLERYIPSKEQADITELLGVKEDEVALYLNEDLQEAKGLFLQGQTYLPITWVNDMLNERFYWDSNEKLLVYALPDTIVYADHSTVGASGKPLIWVDENGVYLSIGLVANYTDIRVTAYDGAQFKRIFINNNWDAQKKAIVSQKGNVRVKGGVKSPIVTWISPGSQVTVLESMEKWDKVRTDDGFVGYVERKRLGEMTSEVPASTFEKPVYTSISMEEPVCLAWHQMTNPEGNASFDSLIANTKGVNVISPTWYELTDNEGNFRSLAQADYVKKAHDKGLKVWALINNFSPDVNTEILMSKTSTRRKLIEALMSEVEQYGLDGINLDFEGIKEEAGVHYIQFIRELSIPCRKKGIVLSVDNYVPAPGNQFYNRKEQGIVADYVIVMGYDEHYAGGDAGSVASINYVENGIKDTLAQVPKEKVINGIPLYTRVWTEGEDGKVTSSSMGVARAKEWVSENNVELYWQEELGQYYGELQSEEGIKKLWLEEERSIKLKMDLIKQYDLAGVACWKLGFEPSDLWDEIQFDKK; via the coding sequence ATGAAGAAGAAAGCAGTGCCGGTTCTTGCGGCGCTAGGATTAATTTTGTTAGTGACCGCGGGGTTTTTCGGGGTCCGGTTTCTGGAACGGTATATTCCGTCAAAGGAACAGGCAGATATAACCGAACTGCTGGGAGTAAAAGAAGATGAAGTTGCCCTCTATCTCAATGAGGATTTGCAGGAAGCAAAGGGGCTTTTTCTGCAGGGACAGACCTACCTCCCAATCACGTGGGTAAATGATATGCTGAATGAACGGTTTTACTGGGACAGCAATGAAAAGCTCCTGGTGTACGCCCTGCCGGACACCATTGTCTATGCGGATCATTCCACTGTCGGAGCGTCGGGGAAACCCCTCATATGGGTGGATGAAAACGGGGTTTATTTGTCCATCGGTCTGGTGGCAAATTATACGGATATCCGCGTGACGGCCTATGACGGAGCTCAGTTCAAGCGGATCTTTATAAATAATAACTGGGATGCCCAGAAAAAAGCCATTGTTTCCCAAAAGGGGAATGTCAGGGTAAAGGGCGGAGTGAAAAGCCCTATTGTGACCTGGATCTCTCCTGGAAGCCAGGTTACGGTCCTGGAATCCATGGAAAAATGGGATAAGGTGCGGACTGATGACGGATTTGTGGGCTATGTGGAACGCAAGCGGCTTGGAGAGATGACCAGCGAGGTTCCTGCAAGCACCTTTGAAAAGCCGGTTTACACCAGTATTTCCATGGAAGAACCGGTTTGTCTTGCCTGGCACCAAATGACGAATCCGGAAGGAAATGCTTCCTTTGACAGCCTGATCGCCAATACGAAAGGGGTCAATGTCATTTCCCCCACCTGGTATGAGCTTACGGACAATGAGGGGAACTTCCGGTCTCTTGCCCAGGCGGATTATGTAAAAAAGGCCCATGACAAAGGACTGAAGGTCTGGGCTCTCATCAATAATTTCAGCCCTGATGTGAATACGGAGATCCTCATGTCAAAGACCTCCACCAGACGGAAACTGATTGAAGCTCTTATGTCTGAGGTGGAACAATACGGCCTCGACGGGATCAACCTGGATTTTGAGGGGATCAAGGAAGAAGCAGGGGTCCATTATATCCAGTTCATACGGGAGCTTTCCATACCTTGCCGCAAGAAAGGGATCGTTCTTTCCGTGGACAATTACGTTCCGGCTCCTGGCAACCAGTTTTATAACCGGAAGGAACAGGGGATCGTGGCGGATTACGTAATTGTTATGGGATATGATGAGCATTATGCAGGCGGAGATGCCGGCTCCGTTGCTTCCATTAATTATGTGGAAAACGGAATTAAGGATACCCTGGCTCAGGTGCCAAAGGAAAAGGTGATCAATGGGATCCCCCTTTATACAAGGGTGTGGACCGAGGGAGAAGACGGGAAAGTCACCTCCTCTTCTATGGGTGTTGCCCGTGCAAAGGAGTGGGTCAGTGAAAATAATGTGGAATTGTACTGGCAGGAGGAATTAGGCCAGTATTACGGGGAACTGCAGTCAGAGGAAGGAATTAAAAAGCTGTGGCTGGAGGAGGAACGCTCCATTAAGCTTAAGATGGATTTAATCAAGCAGTATGACCTGGCAGGGGTGGCCTGCTGGAAGCTGGGATTTGAGCCCTCAGATTTATGGGATGAAATCCAGTTTGATAAAAAATAG